Proteins found in one Leishmania major strain Friedlin complete genome, chromosome 35 genomic segment:
- a CDS encoding hypothetical protein (previous protein_id=AAZ14576.1) encodes MTSSVTPVLSGMEEDLLCRPRHCRTGDYAPPEAMMASVDTTLPLQLLLFSFINSSSSASHGGVSKISSKAVSYSLLAQDAAGDESAAAAARPPTASDLNDCLWPVDAAFATREDAVKADVCRCIALHFERSLTGIGLVESLGGRLRWAHVASDRDGGSERLGVALTLDVFRCWKQVVVPLLQRISDRASRGWPAGAATVDALFDCLVKGPAAAAAPSSDASSPSASALTCEEAAYWCFALLRGYCQDFPETVWASILRAAQDAAVQQWSSSAVGLPPLPGEALLVRSFIAHLSCSEVDAACATSATALEQPKYDDIVVAHMSAAVAAARARAESWVWDEIELLQRTSADATVLDSSLSALLRADGYWAVLMQPYTAMFAQYYM; translated from the coding sequence ATGACGAGCTCCGTCACGCCAGTCCTCAGCGGCATGGAAGAGGATCTGCTGTGTCGCCCACGGCATTGCAGGACAGGCGACTATGCGCCGCCAGAAGCAATGATGGCATCTGTGGACACAACGCTCCCTCTTCAgttgctgctgttctccTTCATCAACTCATCCTCGTCGGCCAGCCACGGCGGGGTAAGCAAGATCAGCTCCAAGGCCGTCTCGTACTCACTCCTTGCACAGGACGCTGCAGGGGACGAaagcgcggctgcggctgcgcggccgccgactGCCTCCGACCTGAACGATTGTCTCTGGCCCGTGGACGCGGCCTTTGCCACGAGGGAGGACGCTGTCAAGGCAGACGTATGCCGCTGTATAGCGCTACACTTCGAGCGCTCTCTCACCGGCATCGGCCTTGTCGAATCCTTGGGGGGCCGTCTCCGCTGGGCCCACGTAGCGTCagaccgcgacggcggcagcgagcgccTTGGTGTGGCTCTCACCCTCGATGTCTTTCGGTGTTGGAAGCAGGTGGTCGtaccactgctgcagcgaatCAGCGACCGTGCATCTCGAGGCTGgcccgccggcgccgccaccgtcgatgCACTGTTCGACTGCCTGGTGAAGGggcccgcggcggcggcggcgccgagctCGGACGcttcctcgccctcggcaTCCGCACTCAcgtgcgaggaggcggcctaCTGGTGCttcgcgctgcttcgcggGTACTGTCAAGACTTTCCCGAGACGGTGTGGGCCTCAATACTGCGCGCTGCACAGGATGCAGCAGTGCAACAgtggagcagcagtgcagtGGGCCTTCCACCGCTACCGGGTGAAGCACTTCTGGTGCGCAGCTTCATTGCCCACCTGTCGTGCTCAGAAGTTGACGCTGCCTGCGCCACGTCGGCCACTGCGCTGGAGCAGCCGAAATACGACGACATCGTCGTCGCTCACATGtctgccgccgttgcagcagcgcgagctcGTGCCGAATCGTGGGTCTGGGACGAGATAGAGCTCCTTCAGCGGACGTCTGCAGATGCGACGGTGTTGGACTCGTCACTGtcggcactgctgcgtgcCGATGGGTACTGGGCTGTGCTGATGCAGCCGTACACAGCCATGTTTGCTCAGTACTACATGTAA
- a CDS encoding conserved hypothetical protein (previous protein_id=AAZ14577.1) encodes MSSDAVATVSSVGDGETKAPAAKTAVVPFVRETRSIKIPHHRFPPLKKVWMEVYTPIVEQCKLEIRMNLKTRSVDLRTSPSTSTAEGDQSATASKVMLQKAEDFVKAVIAGFDVRDAVALLRMDDVYIEGFEIKDVRANLQGDNLSRCIGRISGSHGKTKYTIENVTRTRIVVADTKIWIMGTTQNIRVARDAICDLIRGSPAAKVYTRIRAVMNRANNAF; translated from the coding sequence ATGTCCTCCGACGCCGTTGCGACAGTCTCCTCAGTGGGCGACGGTGAGACCAAGGCGCCTGCCGCCAAGACCGCGGTTGTTCCGTTTGTGCGCGAAACGCGCAGCATCAAGATCCCGCATCACCGCTTTCCTCCACTCAAAAAGGTGTGGATGGAGGTGTACACGCCGATCGTGGAGCAGTGCAAGCTTGAAATCCGCATGAACCTCAAGACACGCAGTGTCGACCTCCGCACTTCACCCTCCACATCTACCGCTGAGGGCGATCAGAGCGCCACTGCGAGCAAAGTCATGCTGCAGAAAGCAGAGGACTTTGTGAAAGCCGTCATTGCCGGCTTTGACGtgcgcgacgccgtggcgctgctgcgtatGGACGACGTGTACATTGAGGGTTTCGAAATCAAGGACGTGCGTGCCAACCTGCAGGGCGACAATTTGTCTCGCTGCATCGGCCGGATCAGCGGATCGCACGGAAAGACAAAGTACACGATCGAAAACGTCACCCGCACGCGCATCGTAGTCGCCGACACAAAGATCTGGATCATGGGCACGACACAAAACATCCGTGTGGCACGGGACGCCATCTGTGATCTGATCCGCGGTAGTCCTGCCGCGAAGGTGTACACACGCATTCGTGCCGTTATGAACCGTGCCAACAACGCGTTCTAG
- a CDS encoding conserved hypothetical protein (previous protein_id=AAZ14578.1) — MSSYLAARRDDERFTVRLEEVNKEMDGLLLKTSRTRHELDRSAAEVHMGVPLHFHPCDVAGRVHLAPSDPAGSGPGRLPARDDLARSLVLAELSQWSRSHLPSLVARLVEDQVQQQLLSLRDSAEEVRARQAKVEKAARDAAEQVRAHRADMHAAFSAAREETQRDMEEHQRTVKRQLAAWGEELRRVREDVLTWKQQSTNAGDRQEQRISEALQRQQAHVQEAFETLECEMQRWRQTTSRAVHKEAEELRAQHHALEHLVAQIQGMMTSTADMVAHCAAETQRLMEHAVSRSSEVRVCRRDVNRLEMLVRCSSLQTVLPTASTGSNGVNDNSTASPAASVVLNRLTPEMARFSDSLHAIVARIDGLDRDVRQLEMAVTRGTTASCGQSSYHGSMRVMDEESLYGRNFPSTRRPSYSHLSNATGLRGHPASSGFARMPSLLGCDESANVNPTHSGAAANKTGATCVALVSSAQPVGAGGAPGRGHSGAAGLGAQPSLTPLMSASPPSAMHHPSKSHLSSSSLRFEGDASDSHPMPAVVSESHSAPHAGINEVILRGVAVEAGAQRPPQHRAPPGGIIPVETGESDTWRGVAAKPTAAKSAARSTSLPEVSVDASQILREDALHSLTHQRNVSSRSASSSLSAGNADATFLVQRPCSSLAESDAVSVAEEGALPTHSGANHEESPVVATPHSPVDSYVSDTPAADLDDSKANSASVSKSDTREAARYTPAQANDSESERDNQVIVRSALD; from the coding sequence ATGTCCAGCTACCTCGCCGCCCGTCGCGATGATGAGCGCTTCACTGTGCGGCTGGAAGAGGTGAATAAGGAGATGGACGGGCTCCTACTCAAGACGTCGCGCACGCGGCACGAGCTTGACCGCTCGGCTGCAGAGGTCCACATGGGAGTGCCGTTGCACTTTCATCCGTGCGATGTCGCTGGCCGCGTTCATCTCGCCCCGTCGGATCCCGCCGGTAGCGGCCCGGGCAGGCTACCGGCGCGAGATGATCTCGCTCGAAGCTTAGTGCTCGCTGAGCTCTCCCAGTGGTCGCGCTCGCATCTACCGAGCCTTGTTGCCCGGCTCGTCGAGGaccaggtgcagcagcagctgctgagcctGCGGGACAGTGCAGAAGAAGTCCGTGCCCGCCAAGCCAAAGTGGAGAAGGCAGCGAGGGACGCGGCTGAgcaggtgcgcgcgcaccgaGCGGACATGCATGCTGCCTTTTCGGCTGCGCGGGAAGAGACGCAGCGCGACATGGAGGAGCATCAGCGAACTGTGAAGCGCCAACTCGCGGCGTGGGGTGAGGAGCTGAGGCGTGTGCGGGAGGACGTGCTCACATGGAAGCAGCAAAGCACCAACGCCGGCGATCGGCAGGAGCAACGTATCAGCGAGGCtcttcagcggcagcaggctCACGTGCAGGAGGCGTTTGAGACGCTGGAGTGCGAAATGCAGCGTTGGCGGCAGACGACGAGCCGAGCGGTGCATaaggaggcagaggaactgcgtgcgcagcatcATGCACTCGAGCATCTTGTGGCACAGATTCAGGGGATGATGACGAGTACGGCAGACATGGTGGCCCATTGCGCGGCAGAGACGCAGCGCTTAATGGAGCATGCGgtgagccgcagcagcgaagtCCGCGTCTGTCGGCGTGATGTGAACCGACTGGAGATGCTCGTGCGATGCTCTTCGCTCCAGACAGTGTTGCCCACAGCTAGTACAGGCAGCAACGGCGTCAACGACAACAGCACAGCGTCACCTGCCGCCTCTGTAGTGTTGAATAGGCTCACCCCAGAGATGGCTCGATTCTCGGACTCGCTGCACGCGATTGTGGCCCGCATCGATGGCCTGGACCGTGACGTCCGACAGCTCGAGATGGCGGTGACGCGCGGCACTACGGCAAGCTGTGGGCAAAGCTCCTATCACGGCAGCATGCGAGTTATGGACGAGGAGAGCTTGTACGGTCGCAATTTCCCCTCTACGCGTCGTCCCAGCTACAGCCACCTTTCGAACGCCACGGGACTGCGCGGGCATCCTGCCTCCAGCGGCTTCGCCAGGATGCCGTCGCTGTTGGGATGCGATGAGAGTGCCAACGTGAATCCCActcacagcggcgccgccgcaaaCAAGACCGGCGCCACGTGTGTTGCTCTGGTCTCCTCAGCACAGCCGGTCGGTGCGGGAGGGGCCCCGGGAAGGGGACATTCCGGTGCCGCTGGCCTCGGTGCGCAGCCGTCCCTCACACCTCTCATGTctgcttcgccgccgtccgCGATGCATCACCCATCGAAGTCtcacctcagcagcagcagcttgcGCTTCGAGGGTGACGCCTCTGATTCCCATCCAATGCCTGCGGTGGTGAGCGAGTCGCACTCGGCGCCTCATGCGGGGATCAATGAAGTGATCCTGCGAGGTGTGGCGGTTGAAGCCGGTGCTCAgcgaccgccgcagcaccgcgccccACCAGGAGGCATCATCCCAGTCGAGACAGGCGAGAGCGACACTTGGCGAGGTGTTGCGGCCAAGCCGACGGCGGCAAAGTCTGCTGCGCGCAGTACGTCGCTCCCTGAGGTTTCGGTGGACGCGTCGCAAATTCTGAGAGAAGACGCGCTGCACTCACTGACCCACCAGCGCAACGTTTCTTctcgctccgcctcctcttcgcttTCCGCAGGCAACGCGGATGCCACGTTTCTGGTCCAAAGGCCTTGCTCATCCCTTGCAGAGAGCGACGCCGTATCAGTAGCCGAGGAGGGTGCTTTGCcgacgcacagcggcgcAAACCACGAAGAAAGTCCGGTCGTGGCGACGCCGCACTCGCCAGTGGATTCGTACGTGAGCGACACACCTGCGGCAGATCTCGACGATTCAAAGGCGAATTCTGCCAGCGTGTCCAAGAGCGATACCCGGGAAGCAGCGCGGTACACACCCGCCCAAGCCAACGACTCGGAGAGTGAGCGTGACAATCAAGTGATCGTCCGCTCCGCCCTCGACTAG
- a CDS encoding conserved hypothetical protein (previous protein_id=AAZ14579.1), producing the protein MPPEKDSSLSASVRPTPSDGDLAACTVEADLDLPKDCFLFPKQNDAFQIPYFLSSSEEVDKIRPPAVVKTWEQRHGELEEAQKRKLDDFKKMVAAASWYEEEKFDNWMCLRYLTARSFNLNEAFSMLENTVKWWKETGSETWRCDACMENPNHHMGQFIGWDKEHRPVMFMSMRWGPERKSPLRHMVCSFNHLIRMMPLGVEKWVCLTDFETYSHLHDGKPSVGIGVIRVIQDHYPERLGKMVCINPPKLFSMLWKLFLPAIDPVTRTKVEFLWTEAQPSVCETFPCLFPQHLSQYLSDSYDRSKYNLPATPLVWYPRPEGYPKNFEERKHQLKVMREKEKGDKKDAKKAAHDAKKRDKEEQRRQRHEKTQP; encoded by the coding sequence ATGCCGCCAGAAAAAGACTCTTCGTTGTCGGCGAGCGTGCGGCCGACTCCATCCGACGGCGATTTAGCCGCGTGTACCGTGGAGGCCGACTTGGATCTGCCAAAGGACTGCTTTCTGTTTCCGAAACAGAACGACGCCTTTCAGATCCCGTACTTTCTCTCGAGTTCCGAGGAGGTGGACAAGATTCGGCCTCCCGCTGTCGTGAAGACGTgggagcagcgccacggagAGCTCGAGGAGGCACAGAAACGCAAGCTGGATGACTTCAAGAAGAtggtcgccgctgcgtcaTGGTACGAGGAGGAAAAGTTCGACAATTGGATGTGTCTCCGCTACCTTACCGCCCGCAGCTTCAACCTCAATGAGGCGTTCTCCATGCTGGAGAACACCGTCAAGTGGTGGAAGGAAACGGGGTCGGAGACGTGGCGGTGTGACGCCTGCATGGAGAACCCGAATCACCACATGGGCCAGTTCATTGGGTGGGACAAGGAGCACCGCCCTGTCATGTTCATGTCGATGCGTTGGGGCCCGGAGCGCAAGAGCCCGCTGCGGCACATGGTGTGCTCCTTCAACCACTTGATCCGCATGATGCCTCTCGGGGTCGAGAAGTGGGTCTGCCTGACGGACTTCGAAACGTACTCGCACCTGCACGACGGCAAGCCGTCCGTAGGCATAGGCGTCATCCGCGTGATTCAGGACCACTACCCGGAGCGACTAGGCAAGATGGTGTGCATCAACCCGCCAAAGCTCTTCTCCATGCTGTGGAAGCTCTTCCTTCCAGCGATCGATCCCGTCACCCGCACGAAAGTGGAGTTTCTGTGGACAGAGGCGCAGCCGAGCGTGTGTGAGACGTTCCCGTGCCTGTTCCCGCAGCACCTCAGCCAGTACCTGAGCGACTCCTACGACCGGAGCAAGTACAACCTGCCCGCCACGCCGCTCGTGTGGTATCCACGGCCCGAGGGCTACCCCAAGAACTTCGAGGAGCGCAAGCATCAGCTCAAGGTAAtgagggagaaagagaaaggcgACAAGAAGGACGCGAAGAAGGCCGCGCACGACGCCAAAAAGCGGGACAAGGAGGAGCAACGCCGTCAACGGCACGAGAAGACGCAGCCATAG